The genomic DNA CCCACGACGACGATCGCGAGCCGGTCGGGGTGCAGGTGCTCGCGCGCGACACGCGCCACGTCGTCCTGCGTGACGTCGCCAATGCGCTCGCGCCAGTGCTCGAAGTAATCGGTGTCGAGCTGGAACGTGTGCAGGTCGGCGATGCGGGCGGCGATGTGCTCGGTGGTCTGCATCTCGAGTGGCAGCGTACCGGCGAGGTAGTCACGAGCGACGCGGACCTCCTCGGCGGTCGCACCGTTTTCGCGGATCTCACGGACCTCGCGCAGTGTCTCCGCGACCGCGCGTGCAGTGACGTCGCTCGCGACGGCAGTCTGGATGATGAACGGACCGGCGGCGCGACGGAAGATGAACTGACTGCGGACGCCGTACGTGAAGCCGTGCTTTTCACGGAGCGTCATGTTGAGGCGGCTGGTGAACGATCCCGCAATGATCGTGTTCAGCACGAGGAGCGAGTAGTAGTCCTCGTGATGACGCGGGACACCGACGTGTCCGATGCGCAGCTCGGACTGCACGGCGCTCGCGCGATCGACCAGGAATACTGTCGGACGCTCGACGCGCATATCGGTGCTCGGCGCCGGCGCGGGCTCGCGCGTGCCCTGCCAGTCGCCGAATGCGCGCTGCACGCCGGCCTCCGCTTCGTCGGCACTGACCGCGCCGACGATCACGATCGCGGTATTACCC from Longimicrobiales bacterium includes the following:
- a CDS encoding pitrilysin family protein, producing MTVDRSTPPPAAPIRTFQFPRVDRRELDNGIAVYSAVRGDLPLVTVRAVIEAGAASERAGEEGLAWLTASALEGGTAQKSGDALAWEIERLGSELETFTTWDALNVELTTRADRITEALSLLAEIVRTPGFPAREVERMRSEQLAEILRRSTEPRGLADDAAVRSIYAEGATYARSVIGLTAQVESFDADAVRHFHARCFTPGNTAIVIVGAVSADEAEAGVQRAFGDWQGTREPAPAPSTDMRVERPTVFLVDRASAVQSELRIGHVGVPRHHEDYYSLLVLNTIIAGSFTSRLNMTLREKHGFTYGVRSQFIFRRAAGPFIIQTAVASDVTARAVAETLREVREIRENGATAEEVRVARDYLAGTLPLEMQTTEHIAARIADLHTFQLDTDYFEHWRERIGDVTQDDVARVAREHLHPDRLAIVVVG